From a region of the Corallococcus coralloides DSM 2259 genome:
- a CDS encoding TIGR02266 family protein gives MTTPGFSPRPRDLVFVVDDSRTARDVMRLHLSRMGCDAVGLEGADACLAELAKRTPALILMDLHLEKLQGDEACRMVKAHPAGRNVPVVMFTAADEPHEVMHCGRAGADDFLPKPVSQEALAAKVAAVRLSRERAWTGPPRGRGVLLVEGGRFLHTFLGGALEHEGLHVLYAKDLDDAAAQATAHGEKLDGFVVDVSRLPREALALATRLREQFARKPLVLMSRVEEAPDVLARAQELSGAPLLLKRQLGADELLAMVLARLSPGTVPLRAAERVPFFTVVEFNTPGGPTLSGFSHDASPQGLFVRTLTPAREGSRLSLRLVMAGQRTPCEAQAVVAWCNPPGMGSGFRSQTGMGLRLEGMDAQLQQRFVRFVPQSLGFPTASPVRASGF, from the coding sequence ATGACGACCCCCGGCTTTTCTCCTCGCCCGAGAGATCTGGTCTTCGTGGTGGACGACTCGCGGACGGCGCGGGACGTGATGCGGCTGCACCTGTCGCGCATGGGCTGTGACGCGGTGGGGCTGGAGGGCGCGGATGCGTGCCTGGCGGAGCTGGCGAAGCGGACGCCGGCGCTCATCCTGATGGACCTGCACCTGGAGAAGCTCCAGGGGGACGAGGCCTGCCGCATGGTCAAGGCGCACCCGGCGGGGCGCAATGTCCCGGTGGTGATGTTCACCGCGGCGGACGAGCCCCATGAGGTGATGCACTGCGGGCGCGCGGGCGCGGACGACTTCCTGCCCAAGCCGGTGAGCCAGGAGGCGCTGGCGGCGAAGGTGGCCGCGGTGCGGCTGTCGCGCGAGCGCGCCTGGACGGGCCCTCCGCGCGGGCGGGGCGTGCTGCTGGTGGAGGGCGGCCGGTTCCTGCACACCTTCCTGGGCGGAGCGCTGGAGCACGAGGGGCTGCACGTGCTCTACGCCAAGGACCTGGACGACGCGGCGGCGCAGGCCACGGCCCACGGGGAAAAGCTGGATGGCTTCGTGGTGGACGTGTCGCGGCTGCCTCGCGAGGCCCTGGCGCTGGCCACGCGCCTGCGCGAGCAGTTCGCGCGCAAGCCGCTGGTCCTGATGTCGCGGGTGGAGGAGGCTCCGGACGTGCTGGCCCGCGCGCAGGAGCTGAGCGGCGCGCCGCTGCTGCTCAAGCGGCAGCTGGGCGCGGACGAGCTGTTGGCGATGGTGCTGGCCCGCCTGTCTCCGGGCACGGTCCCCTTGAGGGCCGCGGAGCGGGTGCCCTTCTTCACCGTGGTGGAGTTCAACACGCCGGGGGGCCCCACGCTCAGCGGCTTCAGCCACGACGCCAGTCCCCAGGGCCTCTTCGTGCGCACGCTCACGCCCGCGCGCGAGGGCTCGCGGCTGTCCCTGCGCCTGGTGATGGCCGGCCAGCGCACGCCCTGCGAGGCGCAGGCGGTGGTGGCGTGGTGCAACCCGCCCGGGATGGGGAGCGGGTTCCGCTCGCAGACGGGCATGGGGCTGCGGCTGGAAGGCATGGACGCGCAGCTGCAGCAGCGCTTCGTGCGCTTCGTGCCCCAGTCCCTCGGTTTTCCCACCGCGAGTCCCGTGCGCGCCTCAGGTTTCTGA
- a CDS encoding beta-propeller domain-containing protein — protein sequence MRLRHFGTVGLTLLAVGCGDSGGKAPEGLANEPVQQSLKLETFNDCAALEQYIEDTATKQMRASLEQQKPGYWERFGRGTRGGVVFGPMPTEDSAGGGVTAGSGNQAPKDSTGTNNQVEGVHESDFVQNDGTRIFVLSGNRLYAHRSWPAEQLTLAATLEVEGWPREMLLDAQNRLVIVSQVARSLPGTPAKGGGVGGGMVPVPDMACYGFGCGYYNADSTKVTTVDVSDVAHPTVVDQVYLPGVFNQARRVDSNVRLVLSDAFRWPEAVKFWVEYSEDLYKDEGKLTKTLDALIAENEKHIRANTLDQWLPAGKHVDAAGVETALPTSCGDFYRSNAPSALGFVTVASLDLDARTAAPGRTSLVAEPGTVYASKESLYLSHPHYWWWPEVGQKDFTYLHKFDTRQPGRAVYAGSGTVEGMPINQFALDEYEGVLRMATTVTTRLPEPEHEDWWWGRTTTASRVTTLGMKNGHLAELGRSEDLAEGERIFSARFVGPRGYVVTFLQVDPLFTFDLSDPANPRKVGELKVPGFSTYMHPVGDHHLLTLGIHTEPNGGCCGTSALKLSLFDVGDMANPKEVATQLVGEAYGWSEALYEHKAFNYFAAKGLVAIPFTDYSRSYTSYENYWQSFRTELRVFRVDLAAGISPVGVLPMSDLYPATGLPQWSYYYTPDVRRSVMADDYVYAISNAGVRVSKVQSLQTPLVTVPFQVSTP from the coding sequence ATGCGGCTGCGTCATTTCGGAACGGTGGGGCTCACGCTCCTGGCGGTGGGGTGCGGTGACAGCGGGGGCAAGGCCCCGGAGGGGCTGGCCAATGAGCCCGTGCAGCAGTCGTTGAAGCTGGAGACCTTCAACGACTGCGCGGCGCTGGAGCAGTACATCGAGGACACCGCGACGAAGCAGATGCGCGCGAGCCTGGAGCAGCAGAAGCCCGGTTACTGGGAGCGCTTCGGCCGGGGGACGCGCGGCGGTGTCGTCTTCGGGCCGATGCCCACGGAGGACTCGGCGGGGGGCGGCGTGACGGCCGGCTCCGGCAACCAGGCGCCGAAGGACTCCACCGGCACCAACAACCAGGTGGAGGGCGTGCACGAGTCGGACTTCGTGCAGAACGACGGCACGCGCATCTTCGTGCTGTCGGGCAACCGGCTGTACGCGCACCGCTCGTGGCCCGCGGAGCAGCTCACGCTGGCGGCGACGCTGGAGGTGGAGGGCTGGCCCCGGGAGATGCTGCTCGACGCGCAGAACCGGCTGGTCATCGTCTCGCAGGTGGCCCGGTCGCTGCCGGGCACCCCGGCGAAGGGCGGGGGCGTGGGCGGAGGCATGGTCCCCGTCCCGGACATGGCCTGCTACGGCTTCGGCTGCGGCTACTACAACGCGGACAGCACCAAGGTGACCACGGTGGACGTGTCGGACGTGGCGCACCCCACGGTGGTGGATCAGGTCTACCTGCCCGGCGTCTTCAACCAGGCGCGCCGCGTGGACAGCAACGTGCGGCTGGTGCTGTCGGACGCGTTCCGCTGGCCGGAGGCCGTGAAGTTCTGGGTGGAATACTCGGAGGACCTCTACAAGGACGAGGGGAAGCTCACCAAGACCCTCGACGCGCTCATCGCCGAGAACGAGAAGCACATCCGCGCGAACACGCTGGACCAGTGGCTGCCCGCGGGCAAGCACGTGGACGCGGCGGGCGTGGAGACAGCGCTGCCCACGTCCTGCGGTGACTTCTACCGGAGCAACGCGCCGTCCGCGCTGGGCTTCGTGACGGTGGCCTCGCTGGACCTGGACGCGCGCACGGCGGCGCCGGGGCGCACCAGCCTGGTGGCGGAGCCGGGCACGGTGTACGCGTCCAAGGAATCGCTGTACCTGTCGCACCCGCATTACTGGTGGTGGCCGGAGGTGGGGCAGAAGGACTTCACCTACCTGCACAAGTTCGACACGCGCCAGCCGGGCCGCGCGGTGTACGCGGGCTCCGGCACGGTGGAGGGCATGCCCATCAACCAGTTCGCCCTGGACGAGTACGAGGGCGTGCTGCGCATGGCCACCACGGTGACCACGCGCCTCCCGGAGCCGGAGCACGAGGACTGGTGGTGGGGCCGCACCACGACGGCCAGCCGCGTGACGACGCTGGGCATGAAGAACGGGCACCTGGCGGAGCTGGGCCGCAGCGAGGACCTGGCCGAGGGTGAGCGCATCTTCAGCGCGCGCTTCGTGGGCCCGCGCGGCTACGTGGTCACCTTCCTCCAGGTGGATCCGCTCTTCACCTTCGACCTGAGCGACCCCGCGAACCCGCGCAAGGTGGGCGAGCTGAAGGTGCCCGGCTTCTCCACGTACATGCACCCGGTGGGCGACCACCACCTCTTGACCCTGGGCATCCACACGGAACCCAATGGCGGCTGCTGCGGAACGAGCGCCCTGAAGCTGTCCCTCTTCGACGTCGGCGACATGGCGAACCCGAAGGAGGTCGCCACGCAGCTGGTGGGCGAGGCCTACGGCTGGAGCGAGGCCCTCTACGAGCACAAGGCCTTCAACTACTTCGCGGCCAAGGGGCTGGTGGCCATCCCGTTCACGGACTACTCGAGGTCCTACACGTCGTATGAGAACTACTGGCAGAGCTTCCGCACGGAGCTGCGCGTGTTCCGCGTGGACCTGGCGGCCGGCATCTCTCCAGTGGGCGTGCTGCCCATGTCGGACCTGTACCCGGCCACGGGCCTGCCGCAGTGGAGCTACTACTACACGCCGGACGTGCGCCGCAGCGTGATGGCGGATGACTACGTCTACGCCATCAGCAACGCGGGGGTGCGCGTGTCGAAGGTGCAAAGCCTCCAGACGCCGCTCGTCACGGTGCCGTTCCAGGTCAGCACGCCCTGA
- a CDS encoding MATE family efflux transporter yields MPPEAAEPSVSSSPPARGIRGELRALLALAVPLCIAQAGQSLMSVTDTFIVGRAGTSALAAVGLSHALFFAVSSFGMGLMMGVDPLVSQAIGAGNPRRARDVLWQGVWLSAFVGVVLWAVLITVPSGLPWVGVAEEQIVQVRAFLHFRAPSLPLMLIFLTVRAYLQAIGTPRPLVVSAVLANIFNVMLVPLFVFGGESLPTWAGPLTHVPAMGAAGAALSTLLCTALEVLIVARAVQAIPVPGTPSRRPVKADQLRAFRVGLPIGLHIAAEVGVFALAGVLSAKLGPESVGAHQIAISFASLTFTMALGIGNAGSVRVGWAVGAHDTPQARRSGLMAFALGAVVMSLGGLVFALFPGSLAKLAGAPPDVLPLLLPLLMVSAIFQVFDGVQGVGAGVLRGAGQTRFTFVANIVGHYAVGLPLTLLLGFHLGMGVLGIWWGLCAGLITVAAAVLWRFWHVSAGTLRPLEG; encoded by the coding sequence ATGCCGCCCGAAGCCGCCGAGCCCTCCGTTTCGTCCTCCCCCCCGGCCCGCGGCATCCGGGGGGAGCTGCGCGCCCTGCTGGCGCTGGCGGTGCCCCTGTGCATCGCGCAGGCGGGCCAGTCCCTGATGAGCGTGACGGACACCTTCATCGTCGGCCGGGCAGGCACGTCCGCCCTGGCGGCGGTGGGCCTGAGCCACGCCCTCTTCTTCGCCGTCAGCAGCTTCGGGATGGGGCTGATGATGGGCGTGGACCCGCTGGTGTCCCAGGCCATTGGCGCCGGCAACCCACGCCGCGCGCGCGACGTGCTCTGGCAGGGGGTGTGGCTGTCCGCCTTCGTGGGCGTGGTGCTGTGGGCGGTGCTCATCACCGTGCCGTCCGGTCTGCCGTGGGTGGGTGTGGCGGAGGAGCAGATCGTCCAGGTGCGCGCCTTCCTGCACTTCCGCGCGCCCAGCCTGCCCCTGATGCTCATCTTCCTCACGGTGCGCGCGTACCTGCAGGCCATCGGGACGCCCCGGCCGCTGGTGGTGTCCGCCGTGCTGGCCAACATCTTCAACGTGATGCTGGTTCCGCTGTTCGTCTTCGGCGGCGAGTCGCTGCCCACGTGGGCGGGACCGCTCACCCACGTGCCGGCCATGGGCGCGGCGGGCGCGGCGCTGTCCACGCTCCTGTGCACGGCGCTGGAGGTGCTCATCGTCGCGCGGGCGGTGCAGGCCATCCCCGTGCCGGGCACGCCGTCACGCAGGCCGGTGAAGGCGGATCAGCTGCGGGCGTTCCGGGTGGGGCTGCCCATCGGCCTGCACATCGCGGCGGAGGTGGGCGTCTTCGCGCTGGCGGGCGTGCTGTCCGCGAAGCTGGGGCCGGAGAGCGTGGGCGCGCATCAAATCGCCATCTCCTTCGCCAGCCTCACCTTCACCATGGCGCTGGGCATCGGCAACGCGGGCAGCGTTCGGGTGGGCTGGGCCGTGGGCGCGCACGACACGCCCCAGGCCCGGAGGAGCGGGCTGATGGCCTTCGCCCTCGGCGCGGTGGTCATGTCGCTCGGCGGGCTCGTGTTCGCGCTCTTCCCCGGGAGCCTGGCGAAGCTGGCCGGGGCGCCGCCGGACGTGCTGCCGCTCTTGCTGCCCCTCCTGATGGTGAGCGCCATCTTCCAGGTCTTCGACGGCGTGCAGGGCGTGGGCGCGGGCGTGCTGCGCGGCGCCGGCCAGACGCGCTTCACCTTCGTGGCCAACATCGTGGGCCACTACGCCGTGGGCCTGCCCCTGACCCTGCTGCTGGGCTTCCACCTGGGCATGGGCGTGCTGGGCATCTGGTGGGGCCTGTGCGCGGGGCTCATCACCGTGGCCGCCGCCGTGCTGTGGCGCTTCTGGCACGTCAGCGCCGGCACCCTCCGGCCCCTGGAAGGCTGA
- a CDS encoding LysM peptidoglycan-binding domain-containing protein — protein MSNYRIRPGDTLSGLAARFGTSVQKLARDNNISNPDLIFSGRTLRIGHSGRDSFDAGGRQGVRGGSGVGGGADVGGPMGVAPTGGTATGRRLAEAARAAAMGMGGYNSQGLCATGVSRAIRNSMGIGVSGNGNQIDNNLPRDKFRQVDMSLEDALKIPGLVLTWEATSTRLGSIYGHTAVTLGDGHSSASDFIERNTTNNGRTGFKVFMPIE, from the coding sequence ATGTCCAACTACCGCATCCGCCCTGGCGACACCCTCTCTGGCCTGGCCGCTCGTTTCGGCACCTCCGTGCAGAAGCTGGCGCGCGACAACAACATCTCGAACCCGGACCTCATCTTCTCGGGTCGGACGCTGCGAATCGGCCACTCCGGCCGTGACAGCTTCGACGCCGGTGGCCGTCAGGGCGTTCGGGGTGGGAGCGGTGTGGGCGGCGGCGCGGACGTGGGCGGCCCGATGGGCGTGGCCCCCACCGGCGGGACCGCCACGGGGCGCCGGCTGGCGGAGGCGGCGCGCGCGGCGGCCATGGGCATGGGCGGCTACAACAGCCAGGGCCTGTGCGCCACGGGCGTGAGCCGGGCCATCCGCAACTCCATGGGCATTGGCGTGTCGGGCAACGGCAACCAGATCGACAACAACCTGCCGCGCGACAAGTTCCGTCAGGTGGACATGTCCCTGGAGGACGCGCTGAAGATTCCGGGCCTCGTGCTCACCTGGGAGGCCACCTCCACGCGCCTGGGCAGCATCTACGGCCACACGGCGGTGACGCTGGGCGACGGCCACTCGTCCGCCAGCGACTTCATCGAGCGCAACACCACGAACAACGGCCGCACCGGCTTCAAGGTGTTCATGCCCATCGAGTAG
- a CDS encoding esterase family protein: MNREYHRWHSPRLNRDMEVLLYGHSGEPVILVPTSKGRFFQAEDFGLIGAIADGIAAGRYVVVCVDSVDEESWYNKDVAPAVRVARHAQWEDYLLHEVVPLAKGRAAGGRLTLAGCSLGGFHTYNVGLRHPDVFQRLISMGGKFETEDFLDGHHDEQVYFHTAPQWLPNLYDTGRLSALRRVEMTLAVGEHDFCRPSNENLSKVLWQKDIRNDLSIWDGGTHDWPVWRQMIRQYLPA; encoded by the coding sequence ATGAACCGCGAATACCACCGCTGGCACAGCCCGCGGCTGAACCGGGACATGGAAGTGCTGCTGTACGGGCACTCGGGCGAACCCGTCATCCTGGTGCCGACCAGCAAGGGCCGCTTCTTCCAGGCCGAGGACTTCGGCCTCATCGGCGCCATCGCGGACGGCATCGCCGCGGGCCGCTACGTCGTGGTGTGCGTGGACTCGGTGGACGAGGAGTCCTGGTACAACAAGGACGTCGCCCCCGCCGTGCGCGTGGCCCGCCATGCCCAGTGGGAGGACTACCTGCTGCATGAGGTGGTGCCGCTCGCGAAGGGCCGCGCCGCCGGAGGCCGCCTCACGCTCGCCGGGTGCAGCCTGGGCGGCTTCCACACGTACAACGTGGGCCTGCGCCACCCGGACGTCTTCCAGCGCCTCATCTCCATGGGCGGCAAGTTCGAGACGGAGGACTTCCTCGACGGCCACCACGACGAACAGGTGTACTTCCACACCGCGCCGCAGTGGCTGCCCAACCTGTACGACACCGGACGCCTGTCCGCCCTGCGCCGCGTGGAGATGACCCTGGCCGTGGGCGAGCACGACTTCTGCCGCCCCTCCAACGAGAACCTCTCCAAGGTCCTCTGGCAGAAGGACATCCGCAACGACCTGTCCATCTGGGACGGCGGCACCCACGACTGGCCCGTGTGGCGGCAGATGATCCGCCAGTACCTGCCGGCCTGA
- a CDS encoding YqiA/YcfP family alpha/beta fold hydrolase, whose product MNAPPPTPSGPRWLYLHGFASGPLSAKGVWLDAYWAKQGIPLERLNLRVPSLEHLSLHAMLDTVRDALGAPNDRAVLIGSSMGGLVAARTAEADARVGALVLLAPAFRFVEQLQRRLGPNNWTEWKRTGYLETDDHAEKRRTRVHHGIMEEAQLMDAKRGPWPDVRVPTLIIHGRQDDTCDVRYSREWAQGKRHVRLVEVDDGHELTASLELIAKEADAFLTPWRGVEQTRQVFTGG is encoded by the coding sequence ATGAACGCGCCGCCCCCCACCCCCTCCGGTCCCCGCTGGCTCTACCTGCACGGCTTCGCCTCCGGCCCCCTCTCCGCCAAGGGCGTCTGGCTGGACGCGTACTGGGCGAAGCAGGGCATCCCCCTGGAGCGCCTCAACCTGCGCGTGCCGTCGCTGGAGCACCTGAGCCTGCACGCCATGTTGGACACCGTGCGGGACGCGCTGGGCGCTCCCAATGACCGCGCCGTCCTCATCGGCTCCAGCATGGGCGGGCTCGTCGCCGCGCGCACCGCGGAAGCCGACGCCCGCGTGGGCGCGCTGGTGCTGCTGGCCCCGGCCTTCCGCTTCGTGGAGCAGCTCCAGCGCCGCCTGGGCCCCAACAACTGGACGGAGTGGAAGCGCACGGGCTACCTGGAGACGGACGACCACGCGGAGAAGCGCCGCACGCGCGTGCACCACGGCATCATGGAGGAGGCCCAGCTCATGGACGCGAAGCGCGGCCCCTGGCCCGACGTGCGCGTGCCCACCCTCATCATCCATGGTCGCCAGGACGACACCTGCGACGTGCGCTATTCGCGCGAGTGGGCCCAGGGCAAGCGCCACGTCCGGCTGGTGGAGGTGGACGACGGCCACGAGCTGACCGCCTCGTTGGAGCTCATCGCGAAGGAGGCGGATGCCTTTCTCACGCCATGGAGAGGTGTGGAGCAAACGCGGCAGGTGTTCACTGGCGGCTGA
- a CDS encoding AAA family ATPase — protein sequence MSVSFEVAAAEVRDALTDASRGLVEREAMVELVALSAVAGEHLLVVGPPGTAKSEAVRRTARGLGGTYFEYLLGRFTEPSEIFGPVDLRKLREGLVETETAGMLPEAEVAFLDEVFLGSTAILNTLLGLLNERTFRRGHTRMQCPLRVCVGASNTLPEDDALAAFADRFLARIFVEPVPDPRLEELLEGGASLWADAAPRVASLQSLDVVAQAARRADLGPVRPHLAQALRTLRAAGIALSDRRAVKVQRLVAAAAALAGRTTPGVADLWPLVYAVPTKEAQALARDVLRDVLSASENLALPAAALEASAGPLARAQRIAQAGHVLLESRPVDGDVDAVAAWRLKLEGVAREMDAGFAPEALPETLRTLRGAVAAVLEEEASTRAA from the coding sequence ATGTCCGTATCTTTCGAGGTCGCGGCGGCCGAGGTCCGCGACGCGCTCACCGACGCGAGCCGGGGGCTGGTCGAGCGCGAGGCGATGGTGGAGCTGGTGGCGCTGTCGGCGGTGGCGGGCGAGCACCTGCTTGTCGTGGGACCGCCGGGCACCGCGAAGAGCGAGGCGGTGCGCAGGACGGCGCGCGGCCTGGGCGGCACCTACTTCGAGTACCTGCTGGGGCGCTTCACGGAGCCGTCTGAAATCTTCGGGCCGGTGGACCTGCGCAAGCTGCGCGAGGGGCTGGTGGAGACGGAGACGGCGGGCATGTTGCCGGAGGCGGAGGTGGCCTTCCTGGACGAGGTGTTCCTGGGCTCCACCGCCATCCTCAACACGCTGCTGGGGCTGCTGAACGAGCGCACCTTCCGGCGTGGCCACACGCGCATGCAGTGCCCGTTGCGGGTGTGCGTGGGCGCGTCCAACACGCTGCCGGAGGATGACGCGCTGGCGGCGTTCGCGGACCGGTTCCTCGCGCGCATCTTCGTGGAGCCGGTGCCGGATCCGCGGCTGGAGGAGCTGCTGGAGGGAGGCGCGTCGCTGTGGGCGGACGCGGCGCCGCGAGTGGCGTCGCTTCAGTCCCTGGACGTGGTGGCCCAGGCGGCGAGGCGCGCGGACCTGGGGCCGGTGCGGCCGCACCTGGCGCAGGCGCTGCGGACGCTGCGGGCGGCGGGCATCGCGCTGTCGGATCGGCGCGCGGTGAAGGTGCAGCGGCTGGTGGCCGCCGCCGCGGCGCTGGCGGGGCGGACGACGCCGGGCGTGGCGGACCTGTGGCCGCTCGTCTACGCGGTGCCCACGAAGGAGGCGCAGGCGCTGGCGCGCGACGTGCTGCGCGACGTGCTGTCCGCGTCGGAGAACCTGGCGCTGCCGGCCGCGGCGCTGGAGGCGAGCGCGGGGCCGCTGGCCCGGGCCCAGCGCATCGCGCAGGCGGGGCACGTGTTGCTGGAGTCGCGGCCCGTGGATGGAGACGTGGACGCGGTGGCCGCGTGGCGGCTCAAGCTGGAGGGCGTGGCGCGCGAGATGGACGCGGGCTTCGCGCCGGAAGCACTGCCGGAGACGCTGCGTACGCTGCGTGGCGCGGTGGCGGCGGTGCTGGAGGAAGAAGCGAGCACTCGCGCGGCGTGA
- a CDS encoding SRPBCC family protein, translating to MSTTRIRSHLKAPRSRVYSALIDARAVATWMVPDGMTSQVHIFEPREGGAFRISLTYDAPTETGKTTAHTDTHHGRFVKLVPDEQVIETTEFETSNPALQGEMIITFTLTDAQDGGTDLIAVHEGLPPGVPPADNELGWRMSLEKLAKYVESPTSP from the coding sequence ATGAGCACGACCCGGATCCGCTCCCACCTGAAGGCCCCCCGCTCGCGCGTCTACAGCGCCCTGATTGACGCCCGAGCGGTCGCGACGTGGATGGTGCCCGACGGCATGACCAGTCAGGTGCACATCTTCGAACCGCGCGAGGGCGGCGCGTTCCGAATCTCGCTCACCTACGACGCGCCCACGGAGACCGGCAAGACGACCGCGCACACGGACACGCATCACGGCCGCTTCGTGAAGCTCGTGCCAGACGAACAGGTCATCGAAACCACCGAGTTCGAAACCTCCAACCCCGCGCTTCAAGGAGAGATGATCATCACGTTCACGCTCACCGACGCGCAGGACGGAGGCACCGACCTCATCGCCGTGCACGAAGGACTCCCGCCCGGCGTACCACCCGCCGACAACGAACTGGGCTGGCGGATGTCCCTGGAGAAGCTCGCGAAGTACGTCGAGTCCCCTACCTCACCGTGA
- a CDS encoding LpqB family beta-propeller domain-containing protein, producing MTTALPPALRPWAAQLSLFPEDLARHLGPHVARLSAAVGTLRPRGEAEGGEPQGYDGLSRRGAFDRLLVSEWLWALEAPEELVRRAAFGELSFLKPAFRQPQGARRTVVLLDVGPDQLGLPRIAHLALLVVLSRRAEAVGAAFTWGALQTEPAHATHTGLGGTSLLAWLEARSTVPASSRHLAAWREALDLSRAPEDVWLVGSSRLGRLEGSEGMSRVEVSEPMEPGAHRLTVDVRPAARVPRSVVLELPPPEDCLRLLRNPFRSEQAASGVQSRKGGQHIVGFSFSADGKRVLLFSANGAVEAMAVPHSPRATVPKPRRVQVPPGQRVVAAGWRSSGGLLVLARQGDIYVMHGQLRVPEGFRPGRYHYHVADDSLRPDPAPGALPLTLLSWGERREYERVWLKDGKDRLFSLPRPSSRTEVIEVEEGVSAMAEVKARPVCVLRPPGVGGVVISRLRGMSAGQPYLTPLNARHGEAYFGHSPSGAHPDAGLLAVRDNDSDWKLFLDTGVSVVTVPERYRVVGVVHPPAPSPPGLLALASDQRTFSFLSDQPPRQLAVANNRVVQAAASHGRPVFGWLTRAGEFVLWDLSEQTVLYRSVPEATP from the coding sequence GTGACGACCGCGCTGCCTCCCGCGCTGCGCCCCTGGGCGGCGCAGCTGTCCCTCTTTCCGGAGGACCTCGCGCGGCACCTGGGACCGCATGTGGCGCGGCTGTCCGCGGCTGTCGGGACACTGCGGCCTCGCGGTGAGGCCGAGGGCGGTGAACCTCAAGGTTATGACGGGCTCTCCCGACGAGGTGCGTTCGACCGGCTGCTCGTCAGTGAGTGGCTCTGGGCATTGGAGGCGCCGGAGGAACTGGTGCGCCGCGCGGCGTTCGGTGAGTTGTCATTCCTCAAGCCCGCGTTCCGGCAGCCGCAGGGGGCTCGGCGCACCGTGGTGCTGCTGGACGTGGGACCGGATCAACTGGGCCTGCCGCGCATCGCGCACCTCGCGCTGCTGGTCGTGCTCTCGCGCCGGGCGGAGGCCGTGGGCGCGGCGTTCACCTGGGGCGCGCTCCAGACCGAGCCCGCTCACGCCACCCATACGGGGCTGGGTGGCACGTCGTTGCTTGCGTGGCTCGAAGCCCGCTCCACCGTGCCCGCGTCCTCGCGGCACCTGGCCGCGTGGCGCGAAGCCCTGGACCTTTCACGCGCGCCCGAGGACGTGTGGCTCGTGGGCTCGTCACGACTGGGGCGGCTGGAGGGCTCGGAGGGGATGTCCCGCGTGGAGGTCTCCGAACCGATGGAGCCCGGTGCGCACCGGCTCACCGTGGACGTGCGGCCCGCGGCCCGTGTGCCCCGCTCGGTGGTGCTGGAGCTTCCGCCTCCGGAGGATTGCCTGCGGCTGCTGCGCAACCCCTTCCGTTCCGAGCAGGCGGCTTCCGGGGTGCAGTCGCGCAAGGGCGGCCAGCACATCGTGGGCTTCTCCTTCTCCGCGGATGGCAAGCGTGTGCTGCTGTTCTCCGCGAATGGCGCCGTCGAGGCCATGGCGGTACCGCATTCTCCGCGCGCGACCGTGCCCAAGCCCCGGCGCGTCCAGGTGCCTCCCGGCCAGCGCGTGGTCGCGGCGGGCTGGCGCTCCTCGGGCGGACTGCTCGTGCTCGCGCGCCAGGGGGACATCTACGTGATGCACGGGCAGTTGCGGGTGCCCGAGGGTTTCCGCCCGGGGCGCTATCACTATCACGTGGCGGATGACTCCCTGCGGCCGGACCCCGCGCCGGGCGCGCTCCCGTTGACCCTTTTGAGCTGGGGGGAACGGCGCGAGTATGAACGCGTCTGGTTGAAGGACGGCAAGGACCGGCTGTTCTCGCTGCCGCGTCCCTCCTCGAGGACCGAGGTGATCGAGGTGGAGGAGGGCGTCTCCGCGATGGCGGAGGTGAAGGCGCGCCCTGTCTGCGTGCTGCGCCCCCCGGGGGTGGGAGGGGTGGTCATCTCACGGCTGCGGGGGATGAGCGCGGGGCAGCCCTACCTCACCCCGCTCAACGCGCGCCACGGAGAGGCGTACTTCGGCCATTCGCCGTCGGGAGCGCATCCCGACGCGGGGCTGCTGGCGGTACGTGACAACGATTCAGACTGGAAGCTGTTCCTGGACACGGGCGTGTCGGTGGTCACCGTGCCCGAGCGCTACCGCGTGGTGGGGGTGGTGCATCCGCCCGCTCCGTCCCCGCCTGGGCTGCTGGCGTTGGCTTCGGATCAACGCACCTTCTCCTTCCTCTCGGACCAGCCACCCCGGCAACTCGCGGTGGCCAACAACCGCGTGGTGCAGGCCGCGGCGAGTCACGGGCGGCCGGTATTCGGGTGGCTGACGCGGGCGGGGGAGTTCGTGCTGTGGGACCTGTCGGAGCAGACGGTGTTGTACCGCTCCGTCCCGGAGGCCACGCCGTGA